The genomic DNA GTTCGTTTAGGTCTTCAAAAACGTTGAAACGACCCTGGTCACAAGGATGTCTCGTGACTTAGCTCACGTGAGCGTAACATATGCAACAGTAAAGTATATTATGAAGAGTGATAAAGTTATGAGTAGAAatcttaacaaaaaaaaaaagttatgactAGAAATGAGAGTAAGAGTGGGTGATGAGACATAAGTAACAAATTCATCGTTTTAAAAATGCGTAAAAAGGTTTTCGGCACAAACgaaataaatcaaaacaaatTTAGCCGCCAACAAATTTGTGTGATGGAGCCATAGAAAAGGTGCAATAGCTTGACGtaaaatcaaaataaaataaaaacttttaaaaaacacaaaaatacaaaaataaataaataaatacaacgACAACGACACATTGTCTTCCAGCTAAGCGTTGGCTCTCTAGTCGGCTTATATATCCGGCTAAACGCCATAAATTGTTAATTATAGTTTTAGATTAACCACACGTGCTTTTTGTCAAATAGTAGTGTTACGTTGAATcaaatttattatataaaatgcTCAAAAGTTTTTACCTGTTTTTTTTATAGCAATTTAATTCTACTGCATCTCAGAATTCATAACGTTTTTTCGCTAATTTACATATACTGCTAGACTTTTTCTTGGTTAAAAATTACAATTGATAATATTGTTGATATAAACTTTTGTTTGACATGTGTTCGTGAACAATTCACTAACATCTGCATTCtttaatgaacaaacacgaacatggtCTCGTTCATTTGTTAAGGACTTTTAGTTGTTCGCGAACACTGCTCACGAAcacaaacacaaatgaacataaaccAAGATTAAACTTGAAATTAAAGAAAACGCCATTAACCTTAAACATCTGATACTGTAGTCAAGTACAACCATTAAATGATAAATTAAAAACtttaataaacataaacaaatgaacacgaacTAATGTAAATGAACGATGATGAACTAACgtaaacgaacatattaccgaacgttcatgaatgCATTCGAAAAAATgagacatttgtttgtgttcgttcatttagttaATCGAACGGAataacttgttcgtgttcgtttattaactaaaaatgaacgaacataaacaaatttcccgccgaacggttcacaaactgttcaCTGAACGTTCGTTTCGTTTACAATCCTAATTGATAggatattttttttctttcaattttaataaacaaagTTTGTTAGTGCTGTAAGCCTGTAATATTATTCGAACTCGTGTGAGAGATTATTTGTAGATACAGGAAAAGTTTTAAGTTAAAAAATTaaccataataaataataattaaagaaaGTGAAGGATGGATTGCTTTgcctaaaggaaaagaactaaagaATAAGGCATCACAATATTATTGAAGCCATCAAAGCAATTAAAGGATAGTGATTGCTAAACTTTCACAATATCTTCTTTTACCTGCTTACAAGCTGGGTGTTGTATATTTGTTTAGTATTTTATTGGTTTATAGATATGCAAATATTCATTTATAATAACTTGATTTGATATTGCCATCATGGTTTTGaaagtattttatttattaatcaATAAATTAACGCTACATTTATAATTGAATTTTAGTGATTGTTTAGGATATTGAATGATTGAGTTACAAATCTCCTTTCGCTATGATCCATGTCcaaacgtaaaacgaaaacaagAACAACTATACCCAGTAAATCTCTCAAATAGTAAGTTGATAGTAGGGTCTGGGGATGGTTGGATATAGGCTAACCTTACCTCTATCCCTAGAGACAAGAAGACCGCTTCCAGATAAACCCCCAAATAAAAGACCTAAGGTTGTGGATGGGTAAAATAGTAAGGTAGAAACATATAGAGAAGTCATAATGCGCTCATAGCTGCAGACAGATAATAACATGCAAATAGGAACTCTACCAAATCCTGCCTAATGCGCTCATCCCAAGTAATTTTGGGCCTACCTCTACTCCTTCTCCCCTCCAAAGTCAAGGATTCCACTACTCTAACTGGCATTGTCAACTGTCTCCTCTTGACATGTCCAAACCATCTCAATCCCCGCCTGTATCTTATCTGATATACTAGCCACTTCTAGTCTTTCCCTAAGAActtcatttcttatccgatcCAACATTGTATACCCACTCATCCATCTTAACATATCTCAGCCACTTCCATCTTACGCGTCTGTCTCTTCTTGATGGCCCAGTCTGTTCCATATAACATAGCATGTCTAACTACAACCCTATAGAATTTCCCCTTTAATTTAGTTGGAAACCTCTTGTCGCACAATACCCCAGTAGCTACTCTCCACCTACACCATCCAACTTGGATGCGATGAATTACATCACTATATATCTCCCCATCACTTTGTACAAACGATCCTAGATATTTGAACTTAGTTGTCTGCAGAACCATTTGACCGTCAATGGTAATTTGAGTATCGTCTATGTCACCTGCTTCACTAAAATCACAGTAAAGATACTCAGTCTTAGAGCTACTAATCCTCAAACCCTTGCCTTCCAAAGCTGCTCGCCACTCCTCTAATCTCTCATTCAAGCACTGTTTCGTCTCCGCCACTAATACAATATCATCTGCGAAAAGCATGCACCATGGTACTGTCTCCTGAATCGATCTAGAGTTCTAGACAACTCATCCAACACTACTGTAAAAAGAAACAGACTCAACGCAGATCCTTGGTGGAGTCCTACCTCCACAGGGAAAAAACTGCTATCCCCTACTGGTGTACGAACATTAGTTTTAGTCATAAATACATATCCTTGATTATGTCTATATACTTCCTAGGAACCCCCTACCCTCCAAACTATCCGAAATTAGTTCATGTGCTACACTGTCATGTGCCTTTTTAATGTCAATGAACACCATATGCACATCCCGCTTTTTTCCCGATACTTTTCCAATAGTATTCTTAGGATGTATATCGCTTCTACAGTTGACCGTCCTGGCATTGATTTACCGTAACCTGAGTTTCTCTTCTAATTGCAGTCTCGATTACTCTCTCCCATAATTTCATAGTATGACATATTTCCAGACTTAAAAATaggctaaattgcacttttcgtcctttatgtttcaatgTTTCGACAAGCGCTGTCCTTTAactttaaaaattacactctatgtcctttatgtttgcaatcaTTAACGGACGGTGTCCTTTCAGCtaaacccagttaactttttATGTTAAAACCCCTCTTCGTAAAACTCTATAACAACAGGGACCATATGTGTAATACTCAAATTAAAAGGGTTGTTATGATTAAAAAAAACCCTCTCTCTCAACTCAAATTATTGAACAAAACAACCATACAAAACCCTATCCCAAATTTCTGGCAACCAAAACTTCCCAGTCACCGACAACAACTACTTCAAGTTCTGATCGTTTAACCATGTTTCTTGTACAAAAAGCAAACCTATCATCACCTTTCCGatcaaccacaaaaaaaaaaaaaaaaaaaaaatcacatatcCCCAAACCCTACCAACTCGCCGCTCAACTATTCGACGAAAAAATCATTCTCCATCTCAAAACCCTAGATCTACCACCAGACTCATCACATATCACTTTATCCTGGCTATCGGTAGGCGTTTCGTTTATCTCAACCGTTCATTCCGAAGCAGAGCTTAAGATCTCGAATCTGAAACCTGAAGCGGATGATTTTCACGATTTCTATATGGATTACAGTCTGGAGGTATTAGATCTGTGTAATTTGATCTCATCTGCGGTTAAGCGATACACGACTTTTGCTCAATTTCAGCCTCCATTTGTTGAAATTCTCTGATGATTTTCCGCCGGTTGAGAAATTGGACAAAGCAAAAGATGCAATTACTAGATCTGTTAACAACATCAACAATATTAACAATAATATTAACGATACTTATGAATCTGTGAAGGAGAGAGGTATTCGAGTGAAGAAGTTGATAAACGAATTGGCTGTGGTCCCTGTTGAGTATAACAACCCTTTTAATTTAAGTATTGCATATATGGTCCCTGTTGTTATAGAGTTTTACAAAGAGGGGTTTTAACATaaaaagttaactgggtttaGTTGAAAGGACACCGCCCGTTAATGATTGCaaagataaaggacatagagtgtattttttaaagttaaaggacagcgcctgtcgaaacattgaaacataaaggacgaaaagtgcatTTTAGCCTTAAAAATAAGGTTGAACAAACCAGTCAGCCATTGAACTCCTTCCTTTCCCAAAGACTTCCACGCCTCTATCGGTATGTTGTCTGGACCAACTGCCTTAGCCCTTCCCATCTTCCTAACTGCCACCCTCACTTCTCCCTGTGTGATACCCCGACAATAGCAGTTATTCCTCTGTTGGCTTTGGGCAACCGTGTTTCCGCTTTCTTACAAGTTAGCACTTTGGTCATTGAAAAGATTGTGAAAGTAGGTTTGCTATCTCAACTTAATGGCATGTTCTTTAACCAAAACACGTCCATCTTCTCCCTTTATAAACTTCACTACTTCTGTATCTTTTCTTCTACGCTCCCTAACTTTAGCAATCTTGAATATATCATGTTCCCCCTCCTTTGTTTCCAAGCGTTCATACATCCTCTTATAGGCTATATTCTTTGCTCCTGTTACTGCCTTCTTCGCCTCCCTCCTTGCCTCTTTGTATCCCCCCCTCAACCTCACTCTCTCATTCTCGTTTACGCAC from Helianthus annuus cultivar XRQ/B chromosome 7, HanXRQr2.0-SUNRISE, whole genome shotgun sequence includes the following:
- the LOC110866860 gene encoding uncharacterized protein LOC110866860 — translated: MYERLETKEGEHDIFKIAKVRERRRKDTEVVKFIKGEDGRVLGEVRVAVRKMGRAKAVGPDNIPIEAWKSLGKEGVQWLTDLVIASFALSNFSTGGKSSENFNKWRLKLSKSRNSRSIQETVPWCMLFADDIVLVAETKQCLNERLEEWRAALEGKGLRISSSKTEYLYCDFSEAGDIDDTQITIDGQMVLQTTKFKYLGSFVQSDGEIYSDVIHRIQVGWCRWRVATGVLCDKRFPTKLKGKFYRVVVRHAMLYGTDWAIKKRQTRKMEVAEIC